The following are from one region of the Oncorhynchus tshawytscha isolate Ot180627B linkage group LG24, Otsh_v2.0, whole genome shotgun sequence genome:
- the LOC112223758 gene encoding 7-methylguanosine phosphate-specific 5'-nucleotidase isoform X2, with protein sequence MIPELAKASVLMRDRSRVEETIQAMQRAGPDALQVISDFDMTLSRFAHNGKRCPTTHNILDNDLLINDTCKKMIRELLNTYYPIEIDATRTVEEKLPHMVEWWTSVHELLIQQKIRRDLLAQAVKQSSAMLREGYKVFFDRLQEQQVPLLIFSAGLGDILEEVIRQNHVFHPNVHVISNYMDFDQSGVLRAFKGQLIHTFNKREGALLHAAHFRELKERPNVLLLGDSLGDLTMADGLAHTQHALTIGFLNDQVEERKESYVNSYDIVLVKDETMDVPNAILNYITTAPAK encoded by the exons ATG ATCCCAGAGCTGGCCAAGGCCTCTGTGCTAATGAGGGACCGCAGCAGAGTGGAGGAGACCATACAGGCCATGCAACGAGCCGGGCCAGATGCCCTCCAG GTGATCTCGGACTTTGACATGACCCTCAGCAGATTTGCCCACAACGGGAAGAGGTGCCCCACCACTCACA ATATACTGGATAACGACTTGCTCATCAATGACACCTGTAAGAAAATG ATTAGGGAGTTGTTGAATACCTACTACCCTATTGAGATCGACGCAACTCGCACCGTTGAGGAGAAGCTTCCTCACATGGTGGAGTG GTGGACCAGTGTCCATGAGCTGCTGATCCAACAGAAGATCAGGAGGGACCTGCTGGCTCAGGCAGTGAAGCAGTCCAGTGCCATGCTCAG GGAGGGCTACAAGGTGTTCTTCGACCGGCTCCAGGAGCAGCAGGTTCCTCTGTTGATCTTCTCGGCTGGCTTGGGGGACATCCTGGAGGAAGTGATCAGGCAGAACCACGTCTTCCACCCCAACGTCCACGTCATCTCCAACTACATGGACTTTGACCAGAGC GGTGTACTGCGGGCGTTCAAAGGCCAGTTGATCCACACATTCAACAAGAGAGAGGGCGCTCTGCTCCACGCGGCCCACTTCAGGGAGCTCAAAGAGCGGCCCAACGTGCTACTGCTAGGGGACTCTCTGGGAGACCTCACCATGGCCGATGGGTTGGCCCACACTCAGCACGCCCTCACCATAGGCTTCCTCAATGACCAG gtggaggagaggaaagagtcaTACGTCAACTCATACGACATCGTCCTGGTCAAGGATGAAACCATGGACGTCCCCAACGCCATCCTCAACTACATCACCACTGCGCCGGCCAAGTGA
- the LOC112223758 gene encoding 7-methylguanosine phosphate-specific 5'-nucleotidase isoform X1 produces MIYHIPWIYLPVRTVLAIWHQLTKSEIPELAKASVLMRDRSRVEETIQAMQRAGPDALQVISDFDMTLSRFAHNGKRCPTTHNILDNDLLINDTCKKMIRELLNTYYPIEIDATRTVEEKLPHMVEWWTSVHELLIQQKIRRDLLAQAVKQSSAMLREGYKVFFDRLQEQQVPLLIFSAGLGDILEEVIRQNHVFHPNVHVISNYMDFDQSGVLRAFKGQLIHTFNKREGALLHAAHFRELKERPNVLLLGDSLGDLTMADGLAHTQHALTIGFLNDQVEERKESYVNSYDIVLVKDETMDVPNAILNYITTAPAK; encoded by the exons ATG ATATACCACATCCCCTGGATATATTTGCCAGTAAGGACTGTCCTAGCAATCTGGCACCAACTGACAAAGTCTGAG ATCCCAGAGCTGGCCAAGGCCTCTGTGCTAATGAGGGACCGCAGCAGAGTGGAGGAGACCATACAGGCCATGCAACGAGCCGGGCCAGATGCCCTCCAG GTGATCTCGGACTTTGACATGACCCTCAGCAGATTTGCCCACAACGGGAAGAGGTGCCCCACCACTCACA ATATACTGGATAACGACTTGCTCATCAATGACACCTGTAAGAAAATG ATTAGGGAGTTGTTGAATACCTACTACCCTATTGAGATCGACGCAACTCGCACCGTTGAGGAGAAGCTTCCTCACATGGTGGAGTG GTGGACCAGTGTCCATGAGCTGCTGATCCAACAGAAGATCAGGAGGGACCTGCTGGCTCAGGCAGTGAAGCAGTCCAGTGCCATGCTCAG GGAGGGCTACAAGGTGTTCTTCGACCGGCTCCAGGAGCAGCAGGTTCCTCTGTTGATCTTCTCGGCTGGCTTGGGGGACATCCTGGAGGAAGTGATCAGGCAGAACCACGTCTTCCACCCCAACGTCCACGTCATCTCCAACTACATGGACTTTGACCAGAGC GGTGTACTGCGGGCGTTCAAAGGCCAGTTGATCCACACATTCAACAAGAGAGAGGGCGCTCTGCTCCACGCGGCCCACTTCAGGGAGCTCAAAGAGCGGCCCAACGTGCTACTGCTAGGGGACTCTCTGGGAGACCTCACCATGGCCGATGGGTTGGCCCACACTCAGCACGCCCTCACCATAGGCTTCCTCAATGACCAG gtggaggagaggaaagagtcaTACGTCAACTCATACGACATCGTCCTGGTCAAGGATGAAACCATGGACGTCCCCAACGCCATCCTCAACTACATCACCACTGCGCCGGCCAAGTGA